In Spinacia oleracea cultivar Varoflay chromosome 5, BTI_SOV_V1, whole genome shotgun sequence, a single window of DNA contains:
- the LOC110791013 gene encoding uncharacterized protein: MSGARVSSSPDLLPMSTSSNEDLSLEGISTNVKLLLKLIQDHQEASVKGSMDERKEQRFAGIMTILEDVKTRMQKSQSSAKKGKELRRCYTDLRVNPPKPGHKKDETLILDEKEKLRRDLNTSYAAQKRLGIMCASLGREKEIISRELTRKVQELNEMEEHINDLRAQNERLSTKIQACVADHHKEIQISGNGSENNINYAATQQRNKELSEQLVKSLEGYKLMKRKHKEVKEERDVMQFAIEELGDEVKHSIDIVYNLNQHVSASASASALGEKLGKVEENITSLDHVFQRLHEKITRLKKETK, translated from the exons ATGAGTGGGGCCCGTGTAAGTTCATCTCCTGATCTTTTGCCCATGTCAACTAGCAGCAATGAAGATTTAAGCTTAGAag GTATTTCAACAAATGTGAAGTTGTTATTGAAGTTGATTCAAGATCATCAAGAAGCATCTGTGAAAGGGAGCATGGATGAGAGAAAAGAACAAAGATTTGCTGGAATAATGACAATATTAGAAGATGTTAAGACAAGGATGCAAAAATCTCAATCTTCTGCCAAGAAAGGAAAGGAACTTAGACGTTGCTACACAGACCTAAGAGTGAATCCTCCAAAACCTGGACATAAAAAAGATGAAACATTGATCTTAGATGAAAAGGAAAAACTAAGAAGAGATCTGAATACAAGTTATGCAGCACAAAAGAGACTAGGAATTATGTGTGCAAGTTTAGGGAGGGAAAAAGAGATCATATCAAGGGAACTTACAAGGAAAGTACAAGAACTTAATGAAATGGAGGAACATATTAATGATCTTAGGGCACAAAATGAAAGATTATCAACTAAGATACAAGCTTGTGTAGCTGATCATCATAAAGAGATTCAAATAAGTGGGAATGGCTCAGAAAATAACATCAATTATGCAGCAACTCAACAAAGGAATAAGGAGCTTTCTGAACAACTTGTTAAGTCTTTAGAAGGTTACAAGTTGATGAAGAGGAAACATAAAGAGGTTAAAGAGGAAAGGGATGTAATGCAATTTGCTATTGAAGAATTAGGAGATGAAGTTAAACATAGCATTGACATTGTCTACAACCTCAACCAACATGTTTCTGCTTCTGCTTCTGCTTCTGCTTTGGGTGAAAAACTCGGAAAGGTTGAAGAGAACATCACTTCATTGGACCATGTTTTTCAAAGACTCCATGAGAAAATTACAAGgttaaagaaggaaacaaagtaA
- the LOC110791021 gene encoding protein BREAST CANCER SUSCEPTIBILITY 1 homolog yields the protein MPDSSHLERMGRELKCPICLSLFDSSVSLTCNHVFCNACIHKSMKSGSNCPVCKVPYQRREIRPAPHMDNLVSIYKNMEVASGLTLFVSQNGPSTKLPPAEIQSNDDLDAMREAGEETPEMKKCQRREVTPVASKMKSKRSGRNRGKSSFATNKRVQVPESPITESPARQEKDGLGQKKVVINNLVNKCSTIPSVYQLSTDKERPHMSPFFWLREEVERSSIQTDEEQLTLTCTPVKAPSFSDLKDSDDDVPPQNPLEEEPHSKYNTDIFDSEMFEWTQRERSPELCPSPFKEQVEETDCDTASRDAAAIRKTNIEQLANVNPQENNSNLYNAPLNNAYPRRKSKGSRNKSKTTHKRGGKENKGSRRNNMENEKALGGPKAPSDFMQCQGFDTGILLKSSKAAGTYKTRQCQSLDVNLMNEVDGHVLAKLPAASGSKRKDKKLGNIKRKIDSIEHIYEGDSLKRKKQMKNLAQPDNIEEKSISLNEVSFEKPCRVIKGSHKCNASHKPKKIRQLTSVLEQKITENVNLRGKVADGGENVNSKVAGSAEDNGVCGKSNNDNSVNSLKNRKVHCQKQMPALRKCDTVSIKCAFCHSSEDTEASGEMVHYSEGRPVLANHTEGSVIHSHKNCTEWAPNVYFEDNTAVNLEEELMRSRRIKCSLCGVKGASLGCYEKSCRKSFHIPCAKKLKECRWDADHFVILCPLHTSLKLPCELPTSQIRRGKYKSKGKLPSQRPQSAVKHATSTNRWDCGRPFEKVVLCCSALSTVEKEAVSELAKSSGAVLLGSWDPSITHVIASTNENGACKRTLKVMMGILEGKWILSIKWVEACMAAKRLVEGTPYEITCDIHGVQNGPLLGRLRHLNEEAKLFVGFNFYLTVDFEPAYKGYLQDLITAAGGTVLHRKPIAETYGIVVSASSTVIVYSIEPPANCDLRKKDTILNCRRSDAEALAISSGAKLANNSWVLNCIAGHKLQDL from the exons ATGCCAGATTCGTCGCATCTTGAACGAATGGGCCGAGAGCTGAAATGCCCCATTTG cttgagtttgtttgattcTTCTGTTTCTCTTACCTGCAATCATGTTTTCTGCAA TGCATGCATTCACAAATCAATGAAATCTGGGTCCAATTGCCCAGTTTGTAAAGTGCCTTATCAGCGCCGAG AAATTCGCCCCGCTCCTCATATGGATAATCTTGTAAGCATCTACAAGAATATGGAAGTTGCTTCAGGGCTTACCCTCTTTGTTTCACAAAATGGACCTTCGACCAAATTGCCTC CTGCAGAAATTCAGTCGAATGATGACTTGGATGCTATGAGGGAGGCTGGTGAAGAAACTCCTGAGATGAAGAAGTGCCAAAGGAGGGAAGTAACTCCTGTAGCATCAAAAATGAAATCAAAACGCTCTGGTCGCAACAGAGGAAAATCTTCATTTGCAACAAACAAAAGGGTTCAAGTGCCTGAGTCTCCCATTACTGAGAGTCCAGCAAGACAGGAAAAAGACGGACTTGGTCAAAAGAAAGTAGTAATCAACAATCTTGTAAATAAGTGTTCTACAATTCCGAGTGTATATCAGCTTTCAACTGATAAAGAAAGGCCACACATGTCACCTTTCTTCTGGTTACGTGAAGAAGTAGAAAGGTCAAGTATTCAAACTGATGAAGAGCAGTTGACATTGACATGTACCCCAGTAAAAGCCCCTTCTTTTAGTGATCTGAAGGACTCAGATGATGATGTCCCCCCACAAAATCCTTTGGAA GAGGAGCCACACAGCAAGTACAACACAGATATATTTGACAGCGAGATGTTTGAATGGACACAAAGAGAACGCTCTCCTGAACTTTGTCCAAGTCCCTTTAAGGAGCAG GTTgaagagacagattgtgataCAGCTTCAAGAGATGCAGCTGCCATCAGAAAAACGAATATAGAGCAGCTAGCCAATGTTAATCCCCAAGAGAATAATAGTAACCTGTACAATGCGCCACTCAATAATGCTTATCCTAGAAGAAAAAGTAAAGGTAGCCGAAATAAGAGTAAAACTACTCACAAGAGAGGTGGAAAAGAAAACAAAGGCAGCCGAAGGAACAACATGGAAAATGAAAAGGCCCTTGGTGGTCCAAAAGCACCAAGTGACTTTATGCAATGCCAAGGATTTGATACTGGAATTCTTTTAAAAAGTTCAAAAGCTGCTGGTACTTATAAAACAAGACAATGTCAATCACTTGATGTGAATTTGATGAATGAAGTTGATGGTCACGTCCTTGCCAAGTTGCCTGCTGCTTCTGGAAGTAAAAGAAAAGACAAGAAATTGGGAAATATAAAGAGGAAAATTGACAGCATTGAGCACATATACGAGGGTGACTCACTGAAAAGAAAGAAGCAGATGAAGAACTTGGCACAGCCTGATAACATTGAGGAAAAATCTATCTCATTGAATGAAGTGTCTTTTGAAAAGCCTTGCAGAGTCATAAAAGGATCACACAAATGCAACGCCAGTCATAAACCTAAGAAAATTCGTCAATTGACATCCGTGCTTGAACAAAAGATTACTGAAAATGTTAACTTAAGAGGAAAGGTTGCTGATGGAGGTGAAAATGTAAATTCAAAGGTTGCCGGATCAGCTGAAGATAATGGTGTTTGTGGAAAATCTAACAATGATAACTCAGTAAATTCACTTAAGAACAGAAAGGTCCATTGCCAAAAACAAATGCCAGCTTTGCGCAAATGCGATACAGTTTCCATAAAATGTGCCTTTTGTCATTCATCTGAAGACACAGAG GCTTCTGGTGAGATGGTTCACTACTCTGAAGGTAGACCAGTTTTAGCCAATCACACTGAAGGTTCTGTCATCCACTCACACAAAAATTGCACTGAATG GGCCCCTAATGTTTATTTTGAAGATAATACTGCGGTCAACCTTGAAGAAGAATTGATGAGAAGCCGTAGGATTAAGTGCTCTTTGTGTGGAGTAAAGGGGGCCTCTCTGGGCTGTTATGAGAAGAGTTGTCGCAAAAGTTTCCATATCCCTTGTGCCAAAAAGCTTAAAGAGTGTCGTTGGGATGCC GATCACTTTGTCATATTATGTCCTCTTCACACCTCTTTAAAGTTACCCTGTGAATTGCCTACATCACAAATTAGAAGAGGAAAATATAAGTCGAAGGG GAAACTTCCCAGCCAAAGACCTCAATCTGCAGTTAAACATGCTACTAGTACAAATAGATGGGATTGTGGTCGGCCATTTGAGAAAGTAGTCCTCTGTTGTTCAGCTCTTTCAACGGTAGAGAAG GAAGCTGTTTCTGAGTTAGCAAAGTCATCTGGAGCTGTGCTATTGGGAAGCTGGGATCCAAGTATTACTCATGTTATTGCATCGACGAATGAAAATGGAGCATGTAAAAGAACACTCAAAGTTATGATGGGGATCTTGGAAGGAAAATGGATATTAAGCATCAAAT GGGTTGAAGCATGCATGGCGGCCAAGAGACTAGTTGAGGGGACTCCATATGAAATCACTTGTGACATTCATGGTGTCCAGAATGGCCCTCTTTTAGGAAGACTAAGACATCTAAACGAG GAAGCAAAGCTCTTTGTTGGATTCAATTTTTATTTGACTGTAGATTTTGAACCTGCATACAAGGGTTATCTACAAGACCTTATTACTGCAGCTGGAGGAACTGTTCTACACAGGAAGCCCATTGCAGAAACATATGGAATCGTTGTAAGTGCTTCATCAACTGTCATAGTCTACAGCATTGAGCCTCCTGCTAACTGTGATCTTCGTAAGAAGGATACAATTCTAAACTGCAGGCGATCTGATGCAGAAGCTCTTGCCATTTCAAGTGGTGCAAAACTGGCAAACAATTCATGGGTTCTGAATTGCATTGCTGGACATAAACTGCAAGATCTGTGA